The genome window GTACAAAACTCTCCTTCCACAATGAGGGGCTACCTACGGAAACAGCTGTCGCACCATGCTGCAGTACTCGCTCCATCTGCTCTCGCTTGCGGATCAGTCCACCTGCAATAATCGGGGTACCCAGCACACTTCTGTACTCTTCGAGAAATTCAGGCAAGAGGCCCGGCATCAGCTCAACGGCGTCGGGCTGCGTCTCCTGAATAGCCTGAAGCCCTGATTTCAATGCATCGCTGTCCACCAAAAAATGTCGTTGTATCGTCAGCAAACCTTGTTTTTTCGCCAGCTTGATCAAGGTGTTCCTCGTCGTCACGATTCCATCCGGCTTGACGTAGTGGGAAAGAAATGCAATGCCTTCCCGGTCGTAGCTGATTCCGCCTACCCGCTCCAAATGGATGAACACGGGAATGTCACGGTTCTTGAAATAATCGACGTACCCTTTGATCACGCCGATGTTCCCGATGGAAAGTACCACTGCACTCAGATTGGCCTCCGCCGCTTTCTCCAAATACTTCGCCTCTTTCACCGATGCAATCAGCTTGTAGTGATTAAGTCTTGCGAGGAATTCCTTTGAATCCATTTGTATGGCCTCCTATGCGCATGACAAAAAACCCTGCGACACAACAACGCCAAAGAACTCTCGAGGAAAAGTGCTTGGGTATTGCTGTCGGGGGTTTCTCCATGGCTCCAACCGAGGGAATCTGTTCACTTGTCACTTAGAATGGTAAAGCAGCCAGGTTAAGGCTACGTGAAGGACATGTTAAAAAAGGGAAAAGGAAATGTGAATTGACAGCATGGAAAAGTCGGGATTATCATAATTTATATTCAAATAATCAAATATTCAAAGATAAAGAAGGGTTCTAACATGATGGGGACGGGAAGATTTGAAGGCTATACGATGAAGTCATTCAGAAGGGATTGCGTGTCCGGGTTCATCGTGGCTGTCATTGCTCTACCGCTCGGAATGGCGTTTGCCATCGCTTCCGGAGTCAAGCCGGAGTACGGCATTTACACCACCATTGTTGCGGGAATATTGATTTCCCTGTTCGGAGGGTCACGATTTCAGATTGGGGGGCCAACCGGTGCGTTTATCCCCATTTTGTTCGCGATCGTCATGCAATACGGCTACGAAAATCTGCTGATTGCCGGCTTCATGGCAGGAGCCATGCTCGTCATCATGGGGCTTCTTCGTCTTGGTGCCTTAATCAAGTACATCCCCCGTCCAGTAACGGTCGGATTTACGGCGGGGATCGCTGTCATCATTTTCAGCGGGCAGATTGTTCACTTTCTAGGTCTTCGGGACATCCAGAAGCATGAGGACTTCCTATCCAATATGAAGGAGATCGCAATCCACTTTCCGACTCTCAACCTCTACAGCATCATTACGGCGTGCATTTGCCTTGCTCTTATCTTGCTGACGCCGCGGATATTCCCAAAAGTACCCGGCTCGCTCATCGGCTTGATTCTATCGAGTCTGGTAGCTGTGCTATTATTTGAAGAGAAGGTTGCCACCATTGGTTCAACATTCGGAGCTATTCCCAGTACACTGCCCTCTTTTCGCTTTCCCGAAATCACGTTTGAGCGCATACAGGCATTGCTGAATCCCGCGCTGGTGATTGCCTTGCTGGGCGCTGTCGAGTCCTTGCTGTCCGCAGTCGTTGCTGACGGCATGTCCAGCCAGCGGCACAACAGCAATCGGGAATTGATCGGCCAAGGCATCGCCAATATGATCACACCCCTGTTCGGCGGCATTCCTGCAACGGGGGCGATTGCCCGTACCGCGACCAACATCAGGAGTGGAGCTGCTTCTCCTCTGTCTGGCGTGATTCACGGGGTCATCGTCTTGTTGATTCTGGTCTTGTTTGCACCGTATGCCTCACACATTCCGTTGGCGAGCATGGCTCCCATCTTGATGCTGGTGGCATGGAACATGAGTGAGCGCAAGGAATTCCTCCATATTCTCAAAACCAGAACCAGCGATTCGGTAGTGCTATTGATTACGTTTCTCCTGACCGTTTTTACCGATTTGACTCTCGCTGTCGAGGTGGGGCTGATTCTGGCCATTCTCCTGTTCGTCAAACGGATGAGCGGATCGCTG of Brevibacillus choshinensis contains these proteins:
- a CDS encoding glycerol-3-phosphate responsive antiterminator — translated: MDSKEFLARLNHYKLIASVKEAKYLEKAAEANLSAVVLSIGNIGVIKGYVDYFKNRDIPVFIHLERVGGISYDREGIAFLSHYVKPDGIVTTRNTLIKLAKKQGLLTIQRHFLVDSDALKSGLQAIQETQPDAVELMPGLLPEFLEEYRSVLGTPIIAGGLIRKREQMERVLQHGATAVSVGSPSLWKESFVHDSSVVV
- a CDS encoding SulP family inorganic anion transporter, with the protein product MMGTGRFEGYTMKSFRRDCVSGFIVAVIALPLGMAFAIASGVKPEYGIYTTIVAGILISLFGGSRFQIGGPTGAFIPILFAIVMQYGYENLLIAGFMAGAMLVIMGLLRLGALIKYIPRPVTVGFTAGIAVIIFSGQIVHFLGLRDIQKHEDFLSNMKEIAIHFPTLNLYSIITACICLALILLTPRIFPKVPGSLIGLILSSLVAVLLFEEKVATIGSTFGAIPSTLPSFRFPEITFERIQALLNPALVIALLGAVESLLSAVVADGMSSQRHNSNRELIGQGIANMITPLFGGIPATGAIARTATNIRSGAASPLSGVIHGVIVLLILVLFAPYASHIPLASMAPILMLVAWNMSERKEFLHILKTRTSDSVVLLITFLLTVFTDLTLAVEVGLILAILLFVKRMSGSLKITKALPDPDSKNQKIMPHMVSEVHDCPQISIFTIEGPLFFGDASLLEKSILDAAASSTGILLLRMGKVPFLDTTGEASLASIVRHFRSRGGTVLFSELQDQPRALLQRTGLYEVIGKANDFAHTGEAIDCALTRLNQAKCLGCQHFAFRECTALSDHGNSAQALAVQKQESPAHAHT